A single genomic interval of Musa acuminata AAA Group cultivar baxijiao chromosome BXJ3-4, Cavendish_Baxijiao_AAA, whole genome shotgun sequence harbors:
- the LOC103982739 gene encoding heavy metal-associated isoprenylated plant protein 39-like isoform X1, whose protein sequence is MAQQKVVLKVLAMTDERAKRKAMEAVADIYGIDSIAADLKEQKMTIIGEMDAVKIANKLKKIGKVDIVSVGPAKEEKKEEKKEGKK, encoded by the exons ATGGCGCAG CAGAAGGTGGTGCTCAAGGTCTTGGCCATGACAGATGAGAGGGCAAAGCGAAAGGCCATGGAAGCTGTTGCTGATATCTATG GAATCGATTCAATAGCTGCAGACCTGAAAGAACAGAAGATGACCATTATTGGTGAGATGGACGCTGTAAAAATCGCCAACAAATTGAAGAAAATAGGAAAGGTTGATATAGTGTCAGTAGGACCAgctaaagaagagaagaaagaggagaagaaagaagggaagaaatag
- the LOC103982739 gene encoding heavy metal-associated isoprenylated plant protein 39-like isoform X2, whose amino-acid sequence MAQKVVLKVLAMTDERAKRKAMEAVADIYGIDSIAADLKEQKMTIIGEMDAVKIANKLKKIGKVDIVSVGPAKEEKKEEKKEGKK is encoded by the exons ATGGCGCAG AAGGTGGTGCTCAAGGTCTTGGCCATGACAGATGAGAGGGCAAAGCGAAAGGCCATGGAAGCTGTTGCTGATATCTATG GAATCGATTCAATAGCTGCAGACCTGAAAGAACAGAAGATGACCATTATTGGTGAGATGGACGCTGTAAAAATCGCCAACAAATTGAAGAAAATAGGAAAGGTTGATATAGTGTCAGTAGGACCAgctaaagaagagaagaaagaggagaagaaagaagggaagaaatag
- the LOC135637119 gene encoding uncharacterized protein LOC135637119, whose protein sequence is MEEANPPPSAPQPPSVPAPEAAAAAAAEAPEARSKKRKLNAAEFRESDYYKLRLAVKNLRPLFVEVLRTPDFRSSKVAHDLQNQMKTVLELTQKLRGDVTSYEKCKKPSEAVHSLKVENEEPLEKPPENVTLNAHPQAGDFPTAPEKASQPEKATSISDSFQGTTAPEIKEKAKQLDEAFQGTYVIGGSKLGWNFLVYPGSEPVYYGVTKASVLARRAAE, encoded by the exons ATGGAGGAAGCAAATCCTCCTCCTTCGGCTCCTCAACCCCCCTCGGTTCCGGccccggaggcggcggcggcggcggcggcggaggcgcccGAGGCCAGGAGCAAGAAGAGGAAGCTGAACGCCGCTGAGTTCCGGGAATCCGATTACTACAAGCTGCGCCTCGCGGTCAAGAACCTTCGCCCTCTGTTTGTCGAG GTTCTTCGTACACCGGATTTTCGGAGCAGCAAAGTGGCTCATGATCTTCAAAATC AGATGAAGACAGTGCTAGAATTGACCCAGAAGCTGAGGGGTGATGTGACCTCATACGAGAAGTGTAAGAAACCATCTGAGGCAGTACATTCTTTGAAAGTCGAGAATGAAGAACCATTGGAGAAGCCCCCAGAGAACGTAACACTGAATGCACATCCTCAAGCTGGTGATTTCCCGACTGCTCCCGAAAAAGCATCTCAACCTGAGAAAGCCACAAGCATATCAGACAGTTTTCAGGGGACAACAGCTCCAGAAATAAAGGAAAAGGCGAAGCAACTTGACGAAGCATTTCAAGGAACCTATGTGATTGGTGGATCCAAACTTGGTTGGAATTTTCTTGTTTACCCAGGAAGCGAACCAGTCTATTATGGGGTTACAAAAGCAAGTGTGCTGGCACGCAGAGCTGCCGAGTGA